One stretch of Arachis hypogaea cultivar Tifrunner chromosome 20, arahy.Tifrunner.gnm2.J5K5, whole genome shotgun sequence DNA includes these proteins:
- the LOC112786697 gene encoding protein ALTERED PHOSPHATE STARVATION RESPONSE 1 isoform X1 — translation MDQDAGGSNSCTLERLYAWEKKLYDEVKASESIRKEYDRKCEQLRHQSAKDESTRVIDKTRSVVRDLHSRIIVAIYSFDTISKQIERVRDEELLPQLLELNQGLVKMWRAMLECHHAQFITISLAYHSRSSTRTIEADARREILAQLLEEFKCFGLSFDNWINSHTSYVESLNGWLQNCVLQPSDRSKNRRRPLSPRRVLAPPIFVLCRDWSSGIKALPADDLSRAIKVFVSELCRVMKQQEDKELQEKQNLSGELNNEETKSNNNTIEDTSEDDYADLCCIHESLTKVLSQMTKFSEASLKMSEDVKQKSQAAQAAYHNCKSVRTGRF, via the exons ATGGATCAGGATGCTGGTGGAAGCAACTCTTGCACCCTTGAGAGATTATATGCATGGGAGAAAAAACTCTATGACGAAGTCAAG GCTAGTGAATCCATCAGAAAGGAGTATGATAGAAAATGTGAGCAACTAAGGCATCAATCTGCCAAAGATGAAAGCACTCGAGTGATTGATAAAACTAGATCAGTAGTGAGGGATCTGCACTCAAGGATAATAGTGGCCATTTATTCTTTTGATACAATATCCAAACAGATTGAAAGAGTGAGAGATGAAGAGTTGCTTCCACAACTTTTGGAATTAAATCAAGG ATTAGTTAAGATGTGGAGGGCTATGCTTGAGTGCCATCATGCTCAATTCATCACAATTTCTTTGgcatatcattcaagaagctcaACAAGAACCATAGAAGCCGATGCTCGCAGAGAGATCCTAGCTCAACTTCTAGAAGAATTCAAGTGCTTTGGCCTAAGCTTCGATAATTGGATTAACAGCCATACCTCATACGTCGAATCTCTCAATGGATGGCTACAAAACTGCGTTTTACAGCCAAGTGATCGTTCCAAGAATAGAAGGCGGCCGCTCTCCCCTCGCCGTGTTCTTGCCCCTCCAATATTTGTTCTCTGCCGTGATTGGTCTTCAGGGATCAAGGCATTGCCGGCCGACGATCTAAGCCGCGCAATCAAAGTCTTTGTATCCGAGCTTTGCCGTGTCATGAAGCAACAAGAAGATAAAGAACTACAAGAGAAACAGAATTTAAGTGGTGAATTAAACAATGAGGAAACAAAGAGCAATAATAATACTATTGAGGATACTAGTGAAGATGACTATGCAGATTTGTGTTGTATACATGAAAGCTTAACCAAGGTTCTTAGTCAAATGACTAAATTTTCCGAGGCATCACTGAAGATGTCTGAAGATGTTAAGCAAAAAAGTCAGGCAGCTCAAGCTGCTTATCATAATTGCAAATCTGTTAGGACTGGGAGATTTTAA
- the LOC112786697 gene encoding protein ALTERED PHOSPHATE STARVATION RESPONSE 1 isoform X2 produces MFQASESIRKEYDRKCEQLRHQSAKDESTRVIDKTRSVVRDLHSRIIVAIYSFDTISKQIERVRDEELLPQLLELNQGLVKMWRAMLECHHAQFITISLAYHSRSSTRTIEADARREILAQLLEEFKCFGLSFDNWINSHTSYVESLNGWLQNCVLQPSDRSKNRRRPLSPRRVLAPPIFVLCRDWSSGIKALPADDLSRAIKVFVSELCRVMKQQEDKELQEKQNLSGELNNEETKSNNNTIEDTSEDDYADLCCIHESLTKVLSQMTKFSEASLKMSEDVKQKSQAAQAAYHNCKSVRTGRF; encoded by the exons ATGTTTCAGGCTAGTGAATCCATCAGAAAGGAGTATGATAGAAAATGTGAGCAACTAAGGCATCAATCTGCCAAAGATGAAAGCACTCGAGTGATTGATAAAACTAGATCAGTAGTGAGGGATCTGCACTCAAGGATAATAGTGGCCATTTATTCTTTTGATACAATATCCAAACAGATTGAAAGAGTGAGAGATGAAGAGTTGCTTCCACAACTTTTGGAATTAAATCAAGG ATTAGTTAAGATGTGGAGGGCTATGCTTGAGTGCCATCATGCTCAATTCATCACAATTTCTTTGgcatatcattcaagaagctcaACAAGAACCATAGAAGCCGATGCTCGCAGAGAGATCCTAGCTCAACTTCTAGAAGAATTCAAGTGCTTTGGCCTAAGCTTCGATAATTGGATTAACAGCCATACCTCATACGTCGAATCTCTCAATGGATGGCTACAAAACTGCGTTTTACAGCCAAGTGATCGTTCCAAGAATAGAAGGCGGCCGCTCTCCCCTCGCCGTGTTCTTGCCCCTCCAATATTTGTTCTCTGCCGTGATTGGTCTTCAGGGATCAAGGCATTGCCGGCCGACGATCTAAGCCGCGCAATCAAAGTCTTTGTATCCGAGCTTTGCCGTGTCATGAAGCAACAAGAAGATAAAGAACTACAAGAGAAACAGAATTTAAGTGGTGAATTAAACAATGAGGAAACAAAGAGCAATAATAATACTATTGAGGATACTAGTGAAGATGACTATGCAGATTTGTGTTGTATACATGAAAGCTTAACCAAGGTTCTTAGTCAAATGACTAAATTTTCCGAGGCATCACTGAAGATGTCTGAAGATGTTAAGCAAAAAAGTCAGGCAGCTCAAGCTGCTTATCATAATTGCAAATCTGTTAGGACTGGGAGATTTTAA
- the LOC140182847 gene encoding uncharacterized protein has translation MGWVMFKNHKKRNNEPLRLCKERKRLINSAIDSRYALSASHLSYIHSLQNIGVVLRRYAQAQLLDSPPSGSVSVSESNYPSSSSSPSRAHDEDGSHVGYPTRSRDNEDVGLTVSINKNCSYGSYLDREFSVPSLSTTENGAASSSDFFNPLRLECKHGEGEDFLNSVDNEKDINRGNGCRGSSVNCYDQLSFVLRVVEGLKMELPSNVENVHTEREDPSQFITHRAKDFVTSMKEIEHRFFRAFESGREVSRLLEANKIMVGYSESKGKPSATALLRAFRSVFHGGKVKPLSKGKFFFHFWEL, from the exons ATGGGTTGGGTGATGTTCAAAAATCACAAGAAGAGAAATAACGAACCTTTGCGGCTCTGCAAGGAACGAAAGAGGCTCATAAACTCAGCCATTGATTCAAGATACGCTCTCTCTGCTTCGCACCTTTCTTACATTCACTCTCTTCAAAACATTGGCGTTGTTCTTCGCCGTTACGCTCAGGCACAGTTACTAGACTCGCCACCTTCGGGTTCGGTTTCTGTTTCTGAATCAAAttacccttcttcttcttcgtcaccATCACGTGCTCATGATGAAGATGGAAGTCACGTGGGTTACCCAACGAGGTCACGTGACAATGAAGATGTTGGTCTCACTGTTAGCATAAATAAAAATTGCAGTTACGGCAGTTACTTGGATCGTGAATTTTCGGTACCTTCACTTTCTACTACTGAGAATGGTGCTGCTTCTTCTTCGGATTTCTTTAATCCTTTAAG ACTCGAGTGCAAGCATGGAGAAGGAGAGGATTTCCTAAACTCCGTGGATAATGAAAAGGATATTAACAGAGGAAATGGGTGCAGGGGTTCATCAGTAAATTGCTATGACCAATTATCATTTGTTTTAAGAGTAGTTGAAGGTTTGAAGATGGAGTTACCAAGCAATGTGGAAAATGTGCACACTGAAAGAGAAGATCCTTCTCAGTTCATCACACATAGAGCTAAAGATTTTGTTACTAGCATGAAGGAAATTGAGCATAGATTCTTTCGTGCTTTTGAATCTGGTAGAGAGGTTTCTAGGCTTCTAGAAGCTAACAAAATCATGGTTGGATATTCTGAATCCAAAG GGAAGCCTTCTGCAACGGCATTGCTAAGAGCTTTTCGTTCTGTTTTCCATGGCGGAAAAGTGAAACCTCTTTCTAAAGGTAAGTTCTTCTTTCATTTCTGGGAACTGTGA